In Bacteroidota bacterium, the DNA window GGATGGCGATCTCGATGAAAACGGGCTGGTTATCGATTTCTATGACCTGAAGAAAATAGTCAACCCGATAATTGAAGAGCTTGACCACTCATTCATGGTCTCATCACTTGATCCTGACCTGAAGAGCCTTCTCAGTTCTTTCCCGACAAAGAGGGTTGATGTCGACTTCCATTCATCAGTTGAAAATATTACAAAATATCTTCTCGACCGGATCGCCTCAAGCACTCTTCCCAAAAACATTCGTTCAATCACGGCTACAGTTTATGAAACTCAGGATGCTTATGCGCGTGATACAAGGGTTACAGGGAACTGAGATATGCCGACATACAAAATTACTCTGGAGTACGAAGGAACCCGTTACAGTGGCTGGCAGGCTCAAAAAAACGCAAAGACTGTACAAGGTACTCTTCTTCAGATACTTAAACAGGTTTTTGGAACAGATAACATCGATCTTCAGGGAGCCGGTAGAACCGATGCCGGAGTACATGCCGCGGCTCAAATTGCTTCGCTTGTTACTCCCGTCGCCATTCCCCCTGATGTTCTCAAACTGAAGATCAACGATTTATCTCCTCATGACATTAATATTCTGAAGATAGAACTGGCAAATGAGCGCTTTCATGCGAGGCATAATGCCAAACGACGAACTTATATCTATCACATCTCTACGCGGAGGACGGCATTCGGGAAAAATTATGTCTGGTGGGTTAAAGATCAACTCGATTCAAAAGCGATGAGAGCTGCAGCCAAAGAGTTGAAAGGGCTCCATGATTTTGCTTCATTTGGAGATATGAAAGCCGGTGGCGATGCAAAATCGAGCAAGGTAATGGTTTATTCCACGGAACTTGTGGATACAGGCTCGATGATTCTTTTCAGAATAACAGCTTCCCATTTTTTATGGAAAATGGTAAGAAGAATTGTTGGTGTGCTGGTGGAAGTTGGCAGAGGAAATATAAAACCGGAAGATGTGAAAATATTGTTGGGTGAGACTAATGATTATCCTGCGAAATTCACGGCACCACCTAGCGGGCTTTTCCTCGAGAATGTTCAGTACGACGACAGGGATATCCTTCCGGATATTAAACCGTTATTTAAGGTTTAGACCTTTTCGTCCTGTTTCTTTTTTAACTCTTCGAGTTCCGCTTTAAGTAGTCTGACTGTTTCGTTCAAACTTTCAAGATTGCGCAGATGGACTTCTATGCGTTTGAACTGATTGATTTTTTTGACAGGACTTCCCAGATATATCCCTTTTTCAGTCAGGTTTCGTGAGACTCCTGACTGGGCTCCAATGATGATCCCGTCCCCGATTTCAATGTGATCAACAAGACCCACCTGACCGGCAAGAATTACATCCTTTCCTACTTTGGTACTGCCTGAAACACCTGAAAGTGCAGAAATTGCTGTATTCTCCCCAATTTCAACATTATGACCGATTTGAACAAGATTATCAACTTTTGAGTAGGCTTTTATCACTGTGCTTCCCAAAGCTGCTCTGTCTATGCAGGAATTTGAACCAATCTCCACAAAATCCTCGATTATCACATTCCCGATTTGAGGAATCTTGAGATAATTACCGTCGGGTCCTTTTAGAAATCCAAAGCCATCTGCACCGATAGAAGCACCACCGTGTATAATAACCTTTTTACCGATTTTTGTGTTTTCTCTGATGGTCACATTTGGATAAATCAGGGTTCCATCGCCGATCGTACAATTTTCCAATATAACTGTATTGTGATAAATGATAACATTGTCGCCTATCACGCAGTTTTTGCCAATCACAACATTTTTACCAATTGCTGTATTCAGACCAACCGTGGATGAGGGATCTACCGATGCAGTTCCATCAATTCCGTGGAGATCCGGCTGTTTGGTGAAAAACTTCTGTAAGATAAGAAGAAATGCTTTATGAGGTTCATCGACTAAGAGGAAGGTTATATCACTTCTGTCCCTGTTAAAGTCTTTCCTGACCAGAATTGCGGATGCTTTAGTGGTGTGATAAAACTTTTCATATGCAGAAGAGCCGAGAAAAGTTAAACTTCCCGGCTCTGCTTTTTCAATATTTAGAAGTGTCTCAATTGTAATTTCGTCGTCACCGGTAATTTCGGCTCCAACAAAAAGGGCAATTTCTTTTAAACTTACTGACATTATTTTAACTTGTCCAAAACTTTGGAGGTAACATCATATTTATCTTTGGCAAAAAGCAGCATAACAGCACCGCTCCGGTCGAAAATGAAATCGAGATCATCATCCTTGGCAACTTGTTGAATTGCATTAAAAACCTTGTTCTGAACAGGTCTCATCACTTCTTCCTGCTTCAGAAACAATTCACCACCATTTCCAAATTTCTTGGTTCTGTAGGCTTCGAGGTCTTTTTCAAGTTGTTTAATCTCAGCTTCAATATCAGACTTCATTTGATCAGTAAGAATAAGTTTCCTCTTCTCAAAATCCTCTTTCTTTACTCTTATGTCTGACTCGAACTTCGAAATCTCGTTCTGCCACTCGACAATCAAGGCATCAAGTTGACGCTTTGCATCTTCAGCATCCGGAAGATTTTTCATAATTGCATCCGAATCAACATAACCGATCTTGAGCTGGGCAAAAAGTCCGGTGGTTGCGAATGCAATTACAAGGATGATAAACTTAAGTTTCATCTCTGTTAGCTCTTAATGGGTTTATTTACCTGATTTTCTAATCTTGTCCAAAACTTTATAGGTAAGATCAAACTGAACATCCGCGTATAATACGATGGGATCCTGTCCGGATTTTTTGTTCA includes these proteins:
- the lpxD gene encoding UDP-3-O-(3-hydroxymyristoyl)glucosamine N-acyltransferase; translated protein: MSVSLKEIALFVGAEITGDDEITIETLLNIEKAEPGSLTFLGSSAYEKFYHTTKASAILVRKDFNRDRSDITFLLVDEPHKAFLLILQKFFTKQPDLHGIDGTASVDPSSTVGLNTAIGKNVVIGKNCVIGDNVIIYHNTVILENCTIGDGTLIYPNVTIRENTKIGKKVIIHGGASIGADGFGFLKGPDGNYLKIPQIGNVIIEDFVEIGSNSCIDRAALGSTVIKAYSKVDNLVQIGHNVEIGENTAISALSGVSGSTKVGKDVILAGQVGLVDHIEIGDGIIIGAQSGVSRNLTEKGIYLGSPVKKINQFKRIEVHLRNLESLNETVRLLKAELEELKKKQDEKV
- a CDS encoding 6-carboxytetrahydropterin synthase, whose translation is MKVSKSFHWEMGHRLPFHQGKCINLHGHSYRMFLEVDGDLDENGLVIDFYDLKKIVNPIIEELDHSFMVSSLDPDLKSLLSSFPTKRVDVDFHSSVENITKYLLDRIASSTLPKNIRSITATVYETQDAYARDTRVTGN
- the truA gene encoding tRNA pseudouridine(38-40) synthase TruA; this encodes MPTYKITLEYEGTRYSGWQAQKNAKTVQGTLLQILKQVFGTDNIDLQGAGRTDAGVHAAAQIASLVTPVAIPPDVLKLKINDLSPHDINILKIELANERFHARHNAKRRTYIYHISTRRTAFGKNYVWWVKDQLDSKAMRAAAKELKGLHDFASFGDMKAGGDAKSSKVMVYSTELVDTGSMILFRITASHFLWKMVRRIVGVLVEVGRGNIKPEDVKILLGETNDYPAKFTAPPSGLFLENVQYDDRDILPDIKPLFKV
- a CDS encoding OmpH family outer membrane protein, translated to MKLKFIILVIAFATTGLFAQLKIGYVDSDAIMKNLPDAEDAKRQLDALIVEWQNEISKFESDIRVKKEDFEKRKLILTDQMKSDIEAEIKQLEKDLEAYRTKKFGNGGELFLKQEEVMRPVQNKVFNAIQQVAKDDDLDFIFDRSGAVMLLFAKDKYDVTSKVLDKLK